The genomic window GGTCGTCGAAGAATCCGGCCAGGCCCTCTGTCGGGGACCGGCCGTCGAGCGCATGCGTCGGGTCCTCCGGCTTCGGCCCGGCGACGCCCTGGAAGCCCTCCCCGGCGACGGCTGGCTGTACCACGTGCGGGTCGTGGCCTTTCCGTCGGACCAGGTGGCCGTCCTGCAAGTCGAGACGCGGGTCCAGCCCCCGACGGAACCGGCCCGGCCGGTCTATCTCGGCGTCGGCTTCCTGAAGCACGACCAGCTCGACGAAGTCCTCCGGCAGGCGACCGAGCTGGGGATCACGCACTTCGCCCCCCTCGTCACGCGCCGGACCGTCGTCCAACCCAAGCCGGAGCGTTGGGACCGGCGGTACCGTCGGTGGCTCCGTCTGGCGGCCGAGGCCCTGGAGTCGTCGGGTCGGACCCGTCTGCCCGTCATCTTCGAACCGATGGAGCCCTCGGAGTTTCTCCAGAAGGTGCCTTCGGACGCCGTCGTCCTCTGGCTGGTCGAACCCCGTCATGAGCGGCCCGGCCCAGCATTGTGGGAGTACCTCCACGGGCATCCGACGGAACCGGCCGGGGGGTGGGCCCTCGTCGTCGGTCCGGAGGGCGGATGGGACCCCGAAGAGCTGGACGCCGTGGCGGACCCCCGCATCGTGTGGGTCCACCTGGGGCCTCGGACCCTGCGGACGCCGACGGGAGCCCTGGCGGCCTTAGCCCTCTTGATGGAGCGGACGGCCTCTCGATAGACGCTGGCTCTTTGGAGAGCCGTTCGGTTCGTGAAAATCCGCATGGATTCGGCCTTATGGGCTCATAGCTGATGGCTCATGGACCTATGAGCCATGACCCATGAGCCATGACCCATGAGCCGATCTCACCGGGACCTTCTTGAAGCATCGTCCTTCCCGGGCGATGGAAAAGGCCGTCCCGACGCCATTCTCCCGGGCCGAACGGCTTTGCTAACTCTTGGATACGACCCGGGCCTTGATCTTGGGGCGGCCTCCCTCGACGGTCACGTAAAACTCCAGGGGACGGTCCCCGACCCTTTGACGAAGCGCTTGCGCCTGGGCCTCGACCTGCTGGCGGAAACGTTCCTTGTCGAGTCGGATGTCCTGGCCGACCTGGCGGTAGGCCTGCACGAACTCCTGGTACAGGCGATCGTAGGGGTCCTCGACAGGCGGCGACGACGCGGGACGCGTCTCGGCCGGGACGGTCGGGGCCGACCGACCTCCCGGTACCTGCATGGCCCGCCGCAGGACGGCGGGGTTGTGGATGCCCATCGCCGCTAAGACGGCCATACGACCCTGCGTCTCCATCAGGTGAAGCCATTTGTTCCACCGCTCCCGCAGACTGTTGAACCGGTACGCCAAGTTCGAGAAGGTGAACTGATGGGCCACTCGAAGGGTATAGCGAACCGGGAACTGCCGGATCTGGCGGCTGAGGTCCTCGGTCTCCTTGTCCGGCGGGTACCGCTGGTCCGGACTGCCCATGAAGAAGAGGCGCCACTTCACGTCCAGCTGGGAAATGGCCTCCTCCAATTGGGCCAGGGCAGCCTCGACTTCATCCCGGCCGATCTTTTTCGAGTCCATCATCTTCGGCTTCCAGGAAAGCCCGGGTTAGCCGTTCGACTCGGGCTCCGCCAGGTAGAAGAATAAAAGGGGGAGCCACAGGCCGGCACCGTAAGGTACCGGTCGGCCCTGGATCCAGACTTCCTTGCGGGGCCAGGCCTCGATAGCCTCGTAGGCGGCCTGGAGGTCCCGGACCTCACGCACGTCGAAGTCGGCCCAGTAAGTCCGGAAGCGGCTCGTCGTGACGGTCCGGACGATGCGGTCCCGCAGGATCGCCGGGACCTCCCAGGCGGCGTTCGGCGCCTCCTCATCCGAAGGCAGGGGGTGACCGAAGACCAGGGTCACCCGCACGGGACGCCGGTCCGTCTCGGGCCGAAGCAGACGTTGAATTTCCTCCTCGACCTCTGGACTCAAGCGATACGTCTTCCGTACCATCCCGACCTTTCCTCTGTCCGGGTCGCCGGGACCCCATCCAGCCAGATGCAGGATACAAGATGCAGGATACGGGATGCAAGATGTGGGATGGGTCCGGTGTGGGGACTTGGAACGATGGACGCCCCCTGCCTTCTACGTCGTCCGCCGAACAGCCTTCCCGGATTCCCGAACTGCCAAA from bacterium HR11 includes these protein-coding regions:
- the rsmE gene encoding Ribosomal RNA small subunit methyltransferase E, whose product is MSRRLRGLSIHLPNSRMTETVERRRIYTPDWTVVEESGQALCRGPAVERMRRVLRLRPGDALEALPGDGWLYHVRVVAFPSDQVAVLQVETRVQPPTEPARPVYLGVGFLKHDQLDEVLRQATELGITHFAPLVTRRTVVQPKPERWDRRYRRWLRLAAEALESSGRTRLPVIFEPMEPSEFLQKVPSDAVVLWLVEPRHERPGPALWEYLHGHPTEPAGGWALVVGPEGGWDPEELDAVADPRIVWVHLGPRTLRTPTGALAALALLMERTASR